One Phaseolus vulgaris cultivar G19833 chromosome 11, P. vulgaris v2.0, whole genome shotgun sequence genomic window carries:
- the LOC137829016 gene encoding organic cation/carnitine transporter 3-like: MEDSVPVLTNCDCVVQENMIQSSEEMIENGLRRFGWSGMVQCILVSTAMYFDAQQSFMAIYSDQYPTWHCTDPTTCTSHSDICNLPKSSWSWDGPSSRTIISQFGLECASSFITGLPQSSFFLGCLLGSFLLATLADTSLGRKNLLLLSCFFMSLTSAIIVFSTNVWTYSAFKFLIGFWRSSIGTCVLVLLMEKVSTEWRFTVGIVEYLCFTLGYMTLPGIAYLNRNSSWKSLYVCTSVPAICYSVIAYLFVTESPRWLLMQGREQEAMAMLTGMSNSSVGNGPDLTAGLLKVPVVKQKSIFELYSSIAELFERSWARKRVVAIMVLGLGIGMVYFGIPLAVGNLGFDIYLAVVFNAFMEIPSCVATYFLENCRRKPSILAFSVASGICCIFCAVVSTGLKVAKVGVSLVAFFSAVTAYNVFLIYVIELFPTRVRNTTTSLVRQAVVFGNIFIPFLISEGRKNKIFSYGVFGVVIMSSCLSLVCLPETIGVALSDTMEQQEKKEDIPA, encoded by the coding sequence ATGGAAGATTCAGTTCCTGTTTTGACAAACTGTGATTGTGTTGTGCAGGAAAACATGATTCAGAGTTCGGAGGAAATGATAGAAAATGGTTTGCGAAGATTTGGGTGGTCAGGGATGGTGCAATGCATCCTTGTGTCAACGGCTATGTACTTTGATGCACAGCAATCCTTCATGGCCATCTACTCTGACCAGTACCCAACTTGGCACTGCACAGATCCCACAACATGCACCTCACATTCCGACATCTGCAACCTCCCAAAGTCATCTTGGTCATGGGATGGACCCTCTTCTAGGACAATCATATCACAGTTTGGCCTTGAATGTGCCAGCAGCTTCATCACAGGTTTACCTCAATCCTCTTTCTTCCTTGGTTGCCTTCTTGGTTCCTTTCTTCTTGCCACCTTGGCTGACACATCTCTTGGAAGAAAGAACCTCCTTCTTCTCTCATGTTTCTTCATGTCCTTAACTTCTGCTATCATTGTCTTCTCAACCAATGTTTGGACCtattctgctttcaagttccTCATTGGCTTTTGGCGTTCGTCCATTGGAACATGTGTTTTGGTGTTGCTCATGGAGAAAGTGAGCACAGAATGGAGGTTTACTGTGGGGATTGTTGAATATCTCTGCTTCACTTTGGGGTACATGACCTTGCCTGGAATAGCTTATTTAAACAGGAATTCCTCGTGGAAATCTCTTTATGTGTGCACGTCCGTTCCTGCAATTTGTTATTCTGTGATTGCTTACCTCTTTGTTACCGAGTCTCCGAGGTGGCTTCTCATGCAAGGTCGAGAGCAAGAAGCCATGGCAATGCTTACAGGAATGTCTAATTCTTCAGTAGGGAATGGGCCTGATTTAACTGCAGGCCTGCTAAAAGTTCCTGTTGTTAAACAAAAGTCGATTTTCGAACTTTACTCATCAATAGCAGAGTTGTTTGAGAGAAGTTGGGCTCGCAAACGGGTTGTGGCAATAATGGTGCTTGGTCTTGGGATTGGCATGGTGTATTTTGGCATTCCTTTGGCCGTGGGGAACTTGGGATTTGACATTTACTTGGCTGTGGTGTTTAATGCCTTCATGGAAATACCCTCTTGTGTGGCCACGTACTTCTTGgaaaactgcagaagaaagcCATCGATTCTTGCATTCTCAGTAGCAAGTGGGATATGCTGCATATTTTGTGCGGTGGTTAGCACTGGGCTGAAAGTGGCCAAGGTGGGGGTATCATTGGTAGCATTTTTCAGTGCTGTCACGGCTTATAATGTGTTTCTCATATACGTCATAGAGCTGTTTCCCACGAGAGTACGGAACACCACGACCTCGTTGGTGAGGCAAGCCGTTGTGTTTGGTAACATATTCATCCCGTTTCTTATATCTGAGGGGAGGAAGAATAAAATTTTCTCTTATGGCGTGTTTGGAGTGGTTATAATGTCATCCTGTTTGTCTTTGGTCTGTTTGCCAGAGACCATAGGAGTAGCTCTTTCTGATACCATGGAGCAacaagagaaaaaggaagacatACCTGCATAA
- the LOC137829023 gene encoding GRIP domain-containing protein RUD3: MEEYLLYMKTLRSQMNDVEDEAAKISVEEEMQLTNVRTLENDIDSAKSGITQLKDDTEKMRTAKGEICSKILEKQKRIASLEFNTIKLSQTLELIQQERVGLSSKLSEKRAYYSKVAEEMNAKLQKQQEWVSSTRKIRSELQKHDLVTGKVAGQISKAEGETGAICNLVMDNLGSVARNNLINELDSAKATLDEILTLKAKVLTENSKIKLAIEEVKCRENEFKPELKAADLTALEEEYKALLSDKDGETEYLQSLEKQVERLKEIRHVVKCACGEEYTVALNQ; encoded by the exons ATGGAGGAGTACTTGCTGTACATGAAAACTCTGCGCTCTCAAATGAACG ATGTGGAAGATGAAGCGGCGAAGATTTCCGTCGAAGAAGAAATGCAGTTGACCAACGTACGCACTTTGGAAAACGACATCGACTCAG CAAAATCGGGAATCACGCAACTGAAGGATGACACTGAGAAGATGAGGACCGCAAAGGGCGAGATATGCTCGAAGATATTGGAAAAACAGAAAAGGATTGCCTCTTTGGAGTTTAACACAATCAAACTCTCCCAG ACTTTGGAGCTTATCCAGCAAGAGAGAGTTGGGTTATCTTCCAAACTCTCAGAGAAGAG AGCTTACTATAGCAAGGTTGCAGAGGAGATGAATGCCAAATTACAGAAGCAACAG GAATGGGTCAGCAGTACTCGGAAGATTAGAAGTGAACTGCAAAAGCATGATTTG GTCACCGGAAAGGTTGCTGGGCAAATAAGTAAAGCTGAAG GGGAGACCGGTGCGATTTGTAACCTTGTCATGGATAACTTG GGGAGTGTTGCAAGGAACAATTTGATCAATGAATTGGATTCGGCTAAAGCAACGCTTGATGAGATTCTTACTCTGAAAGCCAAGGTTCTTACCGAGAACAGCAAG ATAAAACTGGCCATCGAGGAAGTGAAGTGCAGAGAAAATGAGTTTAAG CCGGAGCTGAAAGCAGCAGATTTAACTGCTCTTGAAGAGGAATATAAAGCACTTTTGTCCGACAAAGATGGAGAAACTGAATACTTGCAATCTCTAGAGAAACAAGTCGAGAGACTCAAG GAGATTCGTCATGTGGTAAAATGTGCCTGTGGAGAGGAATACACAGTCGCTTTGAATCAGTAA
- the LOC137820444 gene encoding uncharacterized protein, whose protein sequence is MFKKAVEAKSHQRLSGADRKKLRRSIKDKFQRVSDSDLDALLPPKAEIAVAKFQNRVHLYAVEGGFPMFFDVDGRGNDIFPTVYALWIVPELLPAFVLKGGEVSRFVIGGADLMFPGITVPPEGLPSFRAGEPWAVKVPGNPAPIAVGSTTMSSAEALKAGLRGKALRITHYYRDLLWESAEGCYVPNAGFFEDVVFEDPSWLQASCDSDSTDVAGDTSGDQQSNPKSDEVVESVDVNELQHDSTSGLMPSNNGEKDAATGVTEGVSDLKLSDTVSGNDPNDQQTLSTADIDSLLDKCLLQALHTTVKDKDLPLPGSTLWSNHILPCRPSGITLDIKKSSYKKLSKWLQAKSTSGLISVKEDKHKKEVMLFSVNRNHVDYSSFKPEKRQVEKSEQPSVQSANETRSSKTLEVVEIYKPSVHVNSIFSSVGADPGKLFSASEATDIVFTYCEKENLVKPTNKSIVILDALLCDALFKGAIKKGTTYPTEIHKKDLGSTFVSRMQPHHVVTRGNESVVRKGALKTVQLLTERRQGNKKVTKLSGMETFLIDAEALASELQKKFACSTTVAELPGKKGHEVLVQGGVIDDLARHLMEQYGVPKRYIEVLDKTKR, encoded by the exons ATGTTCAAGAAGGCGGTGGAGGCGAAATCTCACCAGAGACTCTCTGGTGCGGACAGAAAGAAGCTGAGACGAAGCATTAAGGACAAATTCCAAAGGGTTTCAGATTCCGACTTAGACGCTTTGCTTCCTCCAAAG GCAGAGATTGCAGTGGCCAAGTTTCAAAACCGCGTCCATTTGTACGCCGTGGAGGGAGGTTTTCCGATGTTCTTCGACGTCGATGGCCGCGGCAATGACATTTTCCCAACAG TTTATGCACTGTGGATTGTCCCTGAGCTTTTGCCGGCGTTCGTGCTCAAGGGTGGTGAGGTGTCACGGTTTGTTATCGGAGGCGCAGACTTGATGTTTCCAGGCATAACGGTGCCTCCCGAAGGTCTTCCTTCGTTTCGGGCAGGGGAGCCTTGGGCCGTTAAAGTACCCGGAAATCCTGCTCCCATTGCA GTTGGGAGTACCACCATGAGCAGCGCTGAAGCATTGAAAGCTGGATTACGCGGAAAGGCACTAAGAATAACTCATTACTATCGTGATTTGCTTTG GGAATCTGCGGAAGGCTGTTATGTGCCTAATGCAGGTTTTTTCGAAGATGTTGTGTTTGAGGATCCTTCTTGGTTACAAGCTTCTTGTGATTCCGATTCAACTGATGTGGCGGGTGATACATCAGGTGATCAGCAGAGCAACCCAAAAAGTGACGAAGTGGTGGAATCTGTGGATGTAAATGAGTTACAACATGATTCCACCTCTGGATTGATGCCATCGAATAATGGTGAAAAGGATGCTGCGACTGGAGTAACTGAAGGCGTGTCTGATTTGAAGTTATCGGACACTGTGTCTGGTAATGACCCTAACGACCAACAGACTCTATCAACTGCAGATATAGATTCCCTGTTAGATAAGTGCCTTCTACAAGCTTTGCACACAACAGTGAAGGACAAAGACCTTCCATTGCCTGGAAGCACTCTATG GTCAAACCATATATTGCCATGTAGACCTTCAGGAATTACTCTAGATATCAAGAAATCTTCCTACAAAAAGTTATCAAAGTGGTTACAAGCAAAATCCACCTCTGGCTTG ATATCAGTGAAAGAAGATAAACACAAAAAGGAAGTCATGCTGTTTTCAGTAAACCGAAACCATGTTGATTATTCATCCTTTAAGCCCGAAAAAAGGCAAGTTGAGAAAAGTGAGCAGCCCAGTGTTCAGTCTGCTAATGAAACTCGTTCGTCGAAAACTCTTGAAGTGGTTGAAATCTACAAACCAAGTGTACATGTCAACTCCATATTTTCATCTGTAGGAGCTGACCCGGGAAAACTTTTTAGTGCTTCTGAAGCTACTGATATTGTTTTCACATATTGTGAAAAAGAAAATCTTGTTAAACCAACAAATAAATCAATTGTGATTCTTGATGCACTATTATGTGATGCACTGTTCAAGGGGGCTATTAAAAAAGGAACAACTTATCCTACAGAAATTCACAAGAAGGATTTAGGATCAACATTTGTGAGCCGTATGCAGCCGCACCATGTTGTAACAAGAGGGAATGAATCTGTAGTTCGTAAAGGTGCACTGAAGACAGTTCAGTTGTTGACAGAGAGACGGCAAGGCAACAAGAAGGTTACCAAACTCTCTGGCATGGAAACTTTTCTTATAGATGCTGAAGCATTGGCGTCAGAATTGCAGAAGAAGTTTGCATGCAGCACCACTGTCGCAGAACTGCCAG GTAAAAAAGGGCATGAAGTTTTGGTTCAAGGAGGAGTTATCGATGACTTAGCTAGACATTTGATGGAACAATATGGAGTTCCAAAGAGATACATTGAAGTTCTTGATAAAACCAAGAGATGA
- the LOC137819764 gene encoding dynamin-2B-like: MAAIEDLSELADSMRQAAALLADEDVDESNSSSNNSRRPSTFLNVVALGNVGAGKSATLNSLIGHPVLPTGENGATRAPIWIDLQRDTSLSSKSIILQIDNKSQQVSASALRHSLQDRLSKGSSGKSRDQIYLKLRTSTAPPLKLLDLPGLDQRIMDESMVSEYAEHNDAILLVIVPAAQAPEIASSRALRYAKEYDGEGTRTIGVISKIDQAASDQKALAAVQALLLNQGPPKTADIPWVALIGQSVSIATAQSGSAGSENSLETAWRAESETLKSILTGAPQSKLGRIALVEALGQQIQNRMKLRLPNLLSGLQGKSQIVQDELARLGESMVTTSEGTRAIALELCREFEDKFLQHITSGEGSGWKIVSCFEGRFPDRMKQLPLDRHFDINNVKRIVLEADGYQPYLISPEKGLRSLIKGVLELAKEPSRLCVDEVHRVLMDIVSSAANATPGLGRYLPFKREVVAIATSALEGFKNESKKMVVALVDMERAFVPPQHFIRLVQRRMERQRREEELKGGRPSKKGQDAEQSLLNRASSPQTGGSMKSMKEDKKEKEKDKSGQSEKEGQEGSGLKTAGPEGEITAGFLLKKSAKTNGWSRRWFVLNEKTGKLGYTKKQEERHFRGVITLEECNIEEAGDEDDPPSKSSKDKKSNGPDSAKVSLVFKISSRVPYKSVLKAYSTVALKAESASDKVEWIKKISNVIQAKGGQIRISSDGGSTMRQSLSDGSLDTMARRPADPEEELRWMSQEVRGYVEAVLNSLAANVPKAVVLCQVEKAKEDMLNQLYSSVSAQSTAKIEELLLEDQNVKRRRERIQKQSSLLSKLTRQLSIHDNRAAAASGWSNGNAESSPKSGGPGDDWRSAFDAAADGPVSRSGSSRSASNGHSRHYSDPAQNGDANSSSNSGSRRTPNRLPPAPPGSSGYKY, encoded by the exons ATGGCGGCGATCGAGGACTTGTCGGAGCTCGCCGATTCGATGCGCCAAGCGGCGGCGCTGCTCGCCGACGAAGACGTCGATGAATCCAACTCCTCCTCCAACAATTCTCGAAGACCGTCTACTTTTCTTAACGTCGTTGCACTCGGCAATGTT GGTGCTGGTAAATCAGCTACTCTCAACAGTTTGATCGGACATCCCGTTCTG CCTACTGGTGAGAATGGAGCTACACGGGCTCCTATATGGATTGATCTGCAGCGAGACACTTCGTTGAGCAGCAAATCCATTATATTGCAGATTGACAACAAGTCTCAGCAAGTCTCCGCAA GTGCTTTGAGACACTCGTTGCAGGATAGACTCAGTAAAGGTTCCTCCGGCAAGAGTCGAGATCAGATTTATTTGAAGCTGCGCACGAGTACAG CACCACCTCTCAAATTGCTCGATTTACCTGGGCTGGATCAGCGCATCATGGATGAGTCAATG GTTAGTGAATATGCAGAGCATAATGATGCCATTTTGCTAGTTATTGTACCTGCAGCTCAAGCACCCGAAATTGCTTCATCTCGAGCCCTTAGATATGCAAAGGAATATGATGGAGAAG GTACCCGAACCATAGGTGTAATTAGTAAAATAGATCAAGCTGCTTCAGACCAAAAAGCACTGGCTGCTGTACAAGCTCTCTTATTGAATCAGGGTCCTCCAAAAACCGCTGATATACCTTGGGTTGCATTGATTGGTCAATCAGTTTCAATAGCTACGGCACAATCTGGATCTGCTGGTTCTGAAAATTCTTTAGAAACTGCATGGAGAGCAGAAAGTGAAACCCTCAAGTCCATATTGACAGGAGCTCCTCAAAGTAAGCTTGGAAGGATAGCTTTAGTGGAGGCCCTGGGGCAGCAAATTCAGAATCGTATGAAGCTTCGGCTTCCTAACCTTCTTTCTGG GTTACAAGGGAAGTCTCAGATAGTTCAGGATGAATTGGCTAGGCTTGGTGAGTCAATGGTTACCACTTCAGAGGGTACACGTGCTATAGCCTTGGAACTTTGCCGTGAATTTGAGGATAAGTTCCTACAGCACATCACCAGTGGCGAG GGATCTGGTTGGaaaattgtttcttgttttgagggGAGATTTCCTGATAGAATGAAGCAATTACCTTTAGATAGGCATTTTGATATCAACAATGTGAAGAGG ATTGTGTTAGAAGCAGATGGTTATCAGCCTTATCTTATTTCCCCTGAAAAGGGATTGAGATCTCTGATCAAAGGTGTTCTAGAGCTTGCGAAAGAACCATCGCGTCTTTGCGTTGATGAG GTACATCGAGTCCTGATGGATATTGTTTCATCTGCTGCCAATGCTACACCAGGTTTAGGAAGATACCTACCTTTCAAGAGAGAG GTTGTCGCAATTGCAACGTCTGCTCTAGAAGGGTTTAAGAATGAGTCAAAGAAAATGGTGGTTGCACTAGTTGATATGGAACGTGCTTTTGTTCCACCTCAACACTTCATTCGCTTGGTACAAAGGAG GATGGAAAGGCAACGTCGAGAGGAGGAGCTGAAGGGAGGCCGACCCTCAAAAAAAGGACAAGATGCTGAGCAATCTCTACTTAACCGG GCCAGTAGTCCCCAAACTGGTGGAAGCATGAAGTCAATGAAGGAGGACaagaaagagaaggaaaaggacAAATCTGGTCAGTCAGAGAAAGAAGGGCAAGAAGGCTCGGGTTTGAAGACTGCGGGTCCTGAAGGAGAAATAACAGCAG GATTTTTGTTGAAGAAAAGTGCTAAAACTAATGGTTGGAGCAGGCGATGGTTTGTGCTAAATGAGAAGACAGGAAAG CTTGGGTATACAAAAAAGCAAGAGGAAAGACATTTTCGTGGTGTTATTACATTGGAG GAATGTAACATTGAAGAGGCTGGGGATGAAGATGATCCTCCATCCAAAAGCTCAAAGGACAAGAAGTCCAATGGACCAGATTCTGCCAAAGTCAGCCTTGTATTTAAAATTAGCAGTAGAGTTCCTTATAAATCTGTTCTGAAAG CATACAGTACTGTTGCTTTGAAGGCTGAAAGCGCATCTGATAAGGTTGAATGGATTAAGAAGATAAGTAATGTTATACAAGCAAAGGGGGGACAGATTAGGATCTCATCTGATGGTGGATCTACCATGAGGCAAAGCCTCTCTGATGGTTCCTTG GATACAATGGCTCGAAGACCTGCAGATCCCGAGGAAGAACTCCGATGGATGTCACAAGAAGTTCGTGGATATGTTGAAGCAGTATTAAATAGTTTAGCTGCTAATGTACCAAAA GCAGTTGTTCTTTGTCAAGTTGAAAAAGCTAAGGAAGACATGCTGAATCAATTATATAGCTCTGTCAG TGCTCAAAGCACTGCTAAGATTGAGGAGCTGCTTTTGGAAGATCAAAATGTTAAGCGCAGAAGAGAGAGAATCCAGAAACAATCCTCACTTCTTTCAAAATTGACACGCCAACTGAGTATTCATGACAATCGAGCAGCTGCTGCCTCTGGCTGGTCAAATGGCAATGCAG AGAGTAGCCCAAAAAGCGGTGGACCAGGTGATGACTGGAGATCGGCCTTCGATGCAGCCGCAGATGGCCCTGTTAGTAGAAGTGGTTCTTCAAGATCGGCATCCAACGGTCACAGTCGACATTACAGTGATCCTGCACAAAATGGTGATGCGAACTCCAGTTCAAACTCTGGCAGCCGTCGAACGCCTAATCGGTTACCTCCAGCTCCTCCGGGTTCTTCAGGTTACAAATATTAA
- the LOC137822735 gene encoding SUN domain-containing protein 4-like, with translation MQTSREALLQRRRRRTKTTTTTRTTTTEAKTASGYAVSLSFLFLLWTLIFLLSSWISRGHGYTPTPTDGSEEYSVPLPNWKEDKLGQCKSPDTAEKDLVEEIIAYIPPEALQSEDVQPNGFVSESLPNEETHDYAEPGTCNKQYCDTPITEVHEVENGNFSVRLEDDVQKSDHLSWSVPLGLDEFKSRAISSKVKSGNGSSVRVMHRVEPGGEEYNYASASKGAKVLGSNKEAKGASNILSRDKDKYLRNPCSVEEKFVIIEISEETLVDTIEIANFEHHSSNLKAFELFGSLSFPTDEWVFLGNFTASNVRHAQRFVLQEPKWVRYLKLNLQSHYASEFYCTLSVVEVYGVDAVERMLEDLINTQDNLLAPGEGNTDKRTVSPHHPTPAETEDVHQNAFGGTNSDPASDISSSNHEKVNSNIPDPVEETRQQVGRMPGDTVLKILMQKVRALDLNLFVLEHYMDDLNSRYVNIFKEYSKDMGGKDIHIQKIKENIRNLIDQQDAIAKEASELKSWKSHISMQLNHLLRDNAVLRSEVDEVRRKQASLENKGAVVFLVCCIFLLLVIFRLSLDVATSVYRVLSVNTTAYSRNFCALSSSWLLLLLNCIIIILILIL, from the exons ATGCAGACATCACGTGAAGCTCTTctccaaagaagaagaagaagaacgaaaaccacaacaacaacaagaacaacaacAACAGAAGCTAAAACTGCTTCTGGGTATGCAGTTTCCCtctctttcctttttcttttgtgGACTCTAATCTTCCTCTTAAGCTCATGGATCTCTCGCGGTCACGGTTACACCCCCACTCCCACAG ATGGGTCTGAAGAATATTCAGTTCCTTTACCGAATTGGAAGGAAGATAAGCTCGGACAGTGTAAGAGCCCTGATACTGCAGAGAAAGATTTGGTAGAAGAAATTATTGCTTACATTCCTCCTGAGGCTTTACAATCTGAAGATGTCCAGCCCAATGGATTTGTTTCTGAGTCACTCCCCAATGAAGAAACACACGATTATGCTGAACCTGGTACTTGTAATAAGCAATATTGTGATACTCCCATTACAGAGGTACATGAAGTTGAGAATGGTAATTTTTCGGTCAGACTCGAAGATGATGTGCAAAAATCTGATCATTTATCTTGGTCTGTGCCTCTTGGTCTCGATGAATTTAAGAGTAGAGCAATTAGTTCCAAAGTTAAATCTGGCAATGGTTCATCTGTAAGGGTAATGCATAGAGTGGAGCCAGGTGGTGAAGAATACAATTATGCTTCAGCCTCAAAGGGAGCAAAAGTTTTAGGCTCTAACAAAGAAGCCAAAGGTGCCTCTAATATCTTAAGCAGAGACAAAGATAAGTATCTTCGAAATCCATGTTCTGTTGAAGAGAAATTTGTCATTATAGAAATCTCCGAAGAAACCTTAGTAGATACAATAGAAATAGCTAATTTTGAGCATCATTCTTCCAATTTAAAAGCTTTTGAACTTTTTGGCAGTCTGAGCTTTCCAACAGATGAATGGGTTTTCCTTGGGAATTTCACTGCCTCGAATGTAAGGCATGCTCAAAGGTTTGTTCTTCAGGAACCAAAATGGGTGAGATATTTAAAGCTAAATCTTCAAAGTCACTATGCTTCTGAATTTTATTGCACTCTAAGTGTAGTTGAAGTTTATGGTGTGGATGCTGTTGAGAGGATGCTGGAGGATTTGATAAACACTCAGGATAATCTATTAGCTCCTGGAGAGGGTAATACTGATAAAAGAACAGTATCACCACACCATCCTACTCCTGCAGAAACTGAAGATGTTCATCAAAATGCTTTTGGAGGGACTAATTCTGATCCTGCTTCAGATATCTCTTCTTCAAATCATGAGAAAGTAAACAGTAACATTCCTGATCCGGTTGAAGAAACCCGTCAACAAGTTGGCCGGATGCCTGGGGATACGGTTCTCAAGATTCTGATGCAGAAAGTTCGAGCTTTGGActtaaatttgtttgttttggagCATTATATGGATGACTTGAATTCTAGATATGTCAATATTTTCAAAGAGTACAGCAAAGACATGGGAGGAAAAGATATACATATACAGAAGATCAAAGAAAACATTAGGAATCTCATTGACCAGCAGGATGCTATA GCAAAAGAGGCTAGTGAGCTCAAATCCTGGAAGTCCCATATTTCCATGCAGTTGAATCATCTACTCAGGGACAATGCTGTTTTGAG GTCCGAGGTTGATGAAGTAAGGAGGAAGCAAGCATCTTTAGAAAACAAGGGTGCAGTGGTGTTTTTAGTgtgttgtatttttttattgcttgTTATATTTCGGCTTTCTCTAGATGTGGCTACAAGTGTCTATAGAGTACTAAGTGTTAATACAACAGCTTATTCTAGGAATTTTTGTGCCCTTAGCTCTTCCTGGCTTCTCCTATTATTGAATtgtatcattattattttaatattaattttgtga